A window of the Trichoderma asperellum chromosome 4, complete sequence genome harbors these coding sequences:
- a CDS encoding uncharacterized protein (BUSCO:EOG092D3NUF), with translation MENEVPDQTERKASRKSVAFTDEQLVVETDGSITIMSAAEEPKETAQSHTPRTPPLSAALGAFNTDPSQAAADEVPPPEDGGLDLSLLKKKKKKKKVEGADGDAEDEAAPAEDGGLDLTIKKKKKKAKKVEGTEEDEFTAKLKQLEVKDAEEAEEAAQEEGDMETGTGVWSHQESKTIPYTLLLSRFFTVLSQKNPDHSLSGTKSYKIPPPQCMREGNRKTVFANIADICKRMKRTEEHVTAYLFAELGTNGSVDGSRRLVIKGRFQQKQIENVVRKYIIEYVTCKTCRSPDTELNKGENRLYFITCNNCASRRSVTAIKTGFSAQIGKRKKMQG, from the exons ATGGAGAACGAGGTGCCA GACCAAACGGAACGAAAAGCGTCCCGAAAATCTGTTGCCTTCACCGACGAACAACTAGTTGTTGAGACCGACGGTTCAATAACCATCATGAGCGCCGCCGAAGAACCCAAGGAGACGGCCCAGTCACACACGCCTCGTACGCCGCCCTTGTCTGCCGCCCTCGGTGCCTTTAATACTGATCCCTCTCAAGCCGCTGCCGACGAAGTCCCCCCTCCCGAAGATGGCGGCCTTGACCTGTCTCtcctgaagaagaagaagaagaagaagaaggttgagggtgctgatggtgatgctgaagatgaagctgccCCCGCTGAGGATGGCGGCCTTGATCTGaccatcaagaagaagaagaagaaggccaagaaggtcgAGGGAACTGAGGAAGACGAGTTCACTGCCAAGCTGAAGCAGCTTGAGGTTAAGGACGCCGAGGAAGCTGAGGAGGCCGCACAGGAGGAGGGTGACATGGAGACTGGCACTGGTGTCTGGAGCCACCAGGAGTCAAAAACAATCCCCTACACTCTGctcctctctcgcttcttcaCCGTCCTATCACAAAAGAACCCCGATCACTCACTCAGCGGCACCAAGAGCTACAAGATTCCCCCTCCCCAGTGCATGCGTGAAGGCAACAGGAAAACTGTCTTCGCCAACATTGCCGATATTTGCAAGCGTATGAAGCGAACCGAAGAACACGTCACTGCCTACCTCTTTGCTGAGTTGGGTACAAACGGCTCTGTTGACGGAAGTAGGAGATTGGTCATCAAGGGTCGAttccagcagaagcagatcgAGAACGTCGTAAGAAAATACATCA TCGAGTATGTTACTTGCAAAACTTGCAGGTCGCCCGATACCGAGTTGAACAAGGGTGAAAACCGTCTGTACTTCATCACTTGCAACAACTGTGCTTCACGACGAAGTGTCACTGCCATCAAGACTGGTTTCTCTGCCCAGATcggcaagagaaagaagatgcagGGCTAA
- a CDS encoding uncharacterized protein (TransMembrane:1 (o54-71i)~EggNog:ENOG41) produces MAAPDESLIDLHASSLSDTKDDVDSLPSDSSSSDIFSEADSEAQEEWDRSLEQVQLLLTMILVPWIGKLFGRKFAYWSWGKYMNWVHNADVKVTSSKSFNAAGAVAATL; encoded by the exons ATGGCCGCCCCAGACGAGTCCCTCATCGACCTCCACGCCTCCTCCCTCTCCGACACCAAAGACGATGTCGATTCCCTCCCCTCCGACTCCTCCAGCAGCGACATCTTCTCCGAGGCCGATTCCGAAGCCCAGGAGGAATGGGACCGCAGCCTGGAGCAGGTCCAGTTGCTGCTGACCATGATACTCGTGCCGTGGATCGGGAAACTGTTTGGCCGCAAGTTTGCATATTGGA GCTGGGGCAAATATATGAACTGGGTGCACAACGCAGACGTCAAAGTTACGAGCAGTAAATCCTTCAATGCTGCTGGTGCAGTGGCAGCGACGTTATAG
- a CDS encoding uncharacterized protein (EggNog:ENOG41~TransMembrane:4 (o12-29i41-62o68-89i131-149o)), protein MSKLISTVVRSIALIWTLIITALIGNVIASNQNGHMLSINFTMFVAAWSWVALLYGMFATFIESIAAPFLILFLDGIATLLTFICAIVLSSELRAPNCGNIPNQHLPADWIGFGDYPHNEKRCREIQASTAFMWFLWVCFTAIFIFGIIDGRTGGFGGGSSRFSRSSRSSRSAAPAPTMSQV, encoded by the coding sequence atgtCGAAACTCATCAGTACCGTCGTGCGCAGCATTGCGCTGATCTGGACCTTGATCATCACGGCCCTCATCGGCAATGTCATCGCCTCCAACCAAAATGGCCACATGCTGTCCATCAACTTCACCATGTTCGTCGCCGCTTGGTCTTGGGTTGCCTTACTCTATGGCATGTTTGCAACCTTCATCGAAAGCATCGCCGCGcccttcctcatcctcttcttggaCGGCATTGCCACTCTGCTCACCTTCATCTGCGCCATAGTGTTGTCCTCTGAGCTGCGTGCTCCCAACTGTGGCAACATTCCCAACCAGCACCTGCCCGCCGACTGGATCGGCTTTGGCGATTACCCTCATAATGAGAAGAGGTGCCGCGAGATTCAGGCCAGCACTGCTTTCATGTGGTTCCTGTGGGTGTGCTTCActgccatcttcatcttcggcaTCATCGACGGTCGGACTGGGGGCTTCGGCGGTGGTTCATCACGATTCTCTCGCTCCAGTCGCTCCAGTCGCTCCGCTGCTCCCGCACCTACCATGTCTCAGGTTTAA